The window AAGTGCTATTGTGGAGGAGGATGAGCTATACGAGGAAATCCCCAATATATTAGAACATCGGAAGATATCTGATGAGGATATGGATATTATTACCCAAATATTAAAAGAAGCAAAACGCCCCTGTATACTTGCCGGCTCAGGAATTACCAGCGGAAATGCCAGGGAGGAATTTGCGCAGTTTGCAGAAGCTCTAAGAATACCCATAATAGGGGGGGCATGGGTTTCAGATGCCTTTTATACGGAACATCCTAGGTACTATGGCCTGTCTGGGAATATAGGGCCCCGGCCAGGAAACTTTATTATACAAAATGCAGATGTGATTCTTTCTTTGGGAGACAGTCTGTCTTTTAGGCAGACTGGTTTTCAGCAGGATGCATTTGCCCCGAATGCTAAGATCATCATGGTAGATGCAGATGAATATGAAGCTCAAAAACCTGGACTTTGTCTAGAAAAATTTGTACATGCGGATATTAAAGAATTTTTTGTAGCCGCAACTAAAAAGCTCCCATTTATAGAGGCTCCTAACGACTGGATACAGTACTGTAATCATTTAAAAAATCGTTTTAGTCCTTATGAGGCAATAGAGGGACTGGACATGGCGGAAAGAGTCTGTTCTTATTACTTCTGGAGAAAATTTGAGGAAAAAGCCTCTGAGGAAACAGTAATAGCCTTGGGAAATAACTCAGCAAACAGTGCAAAACTGCAAATAGGTGTTCAGAAAAAAGGACAGCGTGTGATAACCAATTATACTTGCGGTTCAATGGGGTATGATCTGCCAGCTGCTATAGGTACTTCTATTGCCTTGAAAAAAGAAGTTCTTTGTATTACAGGTGATGGCAGTATAATGATGAATTTACAAGAATTACAGACAGTCAGGCATTATAACCTGCCAGTGAAAATTATAGTATTTTCTAATGATGGTTACAATGCTTTCCGCCAAACTTGTAAAAGTTTTTTTGATAATCAATATATAGGCTGTAATGCAAAAACAGGTGTAAGTTTTCCGTCATTCGAAAAATTGGCAGATGTATTTGGATTTTCATACAAGAAATGCAGCAGTAATAAGGAAGTTCAGGACGGTTTGGACTGGATTTTTAACCACACAGGACATCTTCTTTTAGAAATTGAACAGAGGCTGGATGATCCTGTAATACCCAAAGTTACTTCCAGGCTAAAAGAAGATGGTACATTCGAAACCCCTGTCTTACAGGATATGTACCCCTTTATTGACCGGAAAGAATATGATGATTTGATGTTTTAGATAAAAGATACGGTTTATGCAAGGGTAAGGAGAGAAAAACATGGGGATTAATGATTTTACCATACCACCTAATACAACTGTACGAAGAGCCATTGAAAAAATTGATAAGCTGAGTCACAAGGCAGTCTTTATTACAGACACCAAGAACAAACTTTTGGGTTTATTCACAGAAGGGGATATGCGGAAATTTATCCTCGCAGATGGAAATCTTTCTGCCCCCATCACCGAAGCTATGAATACAAATCCTGTAGTATTTGATTCTGTTACTTCCGCAAGAATAGCACAAAAGGAAAAGCGGATGGTTGTTTATCCAGTAGTCTCAAGTCAAGGAGAGCTGATGGATGTGATATTTAACCACGGAAAGAGTGAAAAGCAGAAAAATAGATCTGGTCTTCAGGATATTCCCCTTGTAATTATGGCAGGGGGGAAGGGAACCAGATTATATCCTTACACAAAAGTTCTTCCAAAGGCCTTAATCCCAATTGGGGATATAACTATAACAGAGCGTATCATAAACCAGTTTCACAGCTATGGCTGCCGGGATGTACATTTTATACTTAACCATAAAGCAAATATGATTAAATCTTATTATGATGATTTGTCTAAAGATTATGTTGTACATTATTATACAGAGTCAACTTTTCTGGGAACTGGAGGTGGGTTGGGACTTTTAAAGGGACAGATCCATAATACATTCTTTTTGTCTAACTGCGACATCATTATTAATGATGATCTTGATTGTGCCGTAAAAACCCATAAAAAGCAAAGAAATGTAATTACTTTTCTATGTGCTGTAAAAAATCTTGTAGTTCCATATGGTGTGGTTAACACTGATGCGGCGGGACAAATAACTCAAATGGTAGAAAAACCAGAATATTCCTTTTTAACAAATACAGGTGTGTATATTATTGAACCAGAAGTTATTGAGGAACTCCCTGAAAATAAGTTTATACATTTTCCCGAAATTGCAAAAAGGTATATGGATCAAGGGCAAAATGTAGGGGTTTTTCCAATTTCTGAGTCATCCTGGATGGATATGGGAGAATTTACGGAAATGAATAAAATGATGAAAGTTTTTGAGGGAAATAAAGATGAAATTTGCTAATATTATTTTTAATAAAAGAGGAGAAGAATTAACTATAGGCGATGATTTGCAATTGCTTGCTATAGAAAACCTATATCTTTATATGGGGATTGATTATCAGGATGTAGTTCGGATAGAGCGTACTGAATTGCAGACTTATGATGGTGAGTATGTAATTCTTCCTATCTCATTTCCATTTGTTGCTTACTATGATGATCTTACTATAACATGCTTTTCAGAAAAAATTATACCTATTTTTCTGGGGTTTTGTGTTTTTTCCAAGACACTGTGTGAGAAAGATGTTGCGTATTTAAAACGTTTTGCGCCTATTGGGTGTAGGGATGAATACACATTAAACACCATGAAAAAATATAATATTCCTGCATACTTAAATGGATGTATGACATTAACCTTTCCAAAGGAAGTACGATCAAGAGAACATCTAACTAGGATTTTCTGTATAGATGTACAGGAGGAACTCATACCATTTATTCCAAAAGATTTATTACCGCAATGTGAATTTTCGAGTCATTCTTATATTAGTAGTTCAATTGAATGCAATCCTGAAGAATTTGCAAGGAATATATATATGAAGTACCGAAATGAGGCAAGGCTAGTAATAACCTCCCGTCTGCATGCAGCAATCCCATGTATGGCTGCAGGTATTCCTGTGATATTTGCAAAAGATATTTTTTCTTATAGATTCGCAGGAGTTGACAAATTTATTCAAATATATGATAAGCAAGAATTTGGTAATATTAATTGGAATCCACTTCCGATAGATTATGAAGGAAAGAAGTCTGAATTATTACAGCTAGCAACAAAGCGTATTTTAAATATTTATAATGAACATCAGCAAATATCTGTTTGGAATGCCTGGATGCAGGACAGGCAGCCAAGAGAATGGTACGTTGAATTTATGGATAATAGTATAGAATATATTAAAAAGAATTGGCCTAAGGATACAGAAATAGAGTATGCATTATGGGGAATTACACAGGTAGCTTCTAATCTACAAAACTATATTCAGAACTATTACCCTAAAGCTAAATTGAGAGCTGTGGTAGATCGTGATAAAAGGATATCCATTTATGGCTTGGAATCAAGTGATAAAAATATTTTAAGAGGGATGAATAATATTTATGTGTTCATATGCACCGGTGCAGCAGTTCAGGAAGCCAAGAGCTTTCTCCCACACATTGGTATTGAGAATTACTATAATTGCTGTGAAGTTATATCAAAGACATATTAATGATAAATATAAAATAATAAATATAATACAGGGTAATATTATAAATGCAAAGAATCTATAAAAAGCTATTATATATAAGAGAAAACAATAAAGTATATTATATTTGTATAGGTATGCTCTTTCTTTTATTTAGCCTTAGAATATTCAATTTAGACTGTGACTTGCCGCCTTTTGGAATTTCCTACTATCAGTCAATTGATGAAGGCCTTTATTCAAAAATGGCAATAAATTTATATAAATATGATAGTTTATTAAATACCGCTGATTTTTCATTATATACAGCTCCTAATTACCGGGCTAATATCATAGGAAACATACTTCAGTATATATCGTTAAAAATTTTAGGAAATAATTATTACGGTTTCCGTATTGCTTATGTAATAATAGCTATGTTAGCATTATTTCTTATTATTAAAACAGTAGAAGAAATTACAAAACAATATGGAATATCAGTTAAAAATAGTCGTTTTTTTATTTTATCTATTATGATATTTGTTATAGCAGATTTTTCATATTTAATGATGAGTAGAACTGTTGAAAACAGTAATATACGAGTGGCTATACTAATCCTATCTATTTATATTTTTGTAAAGGCAAATACTAAATATAGATATTTTTTACTGTCATTTATTGGTATTCTATCAATTTTTCTTGTATATTATTCACATATTGTTACAATAGCCACCGCCTCAGTTTTAGTTTTAAATTCTTTATTTAGAAAAAATTGGGAGCATTCAAAGAAAATAATAATACAATATCTTTTAGGGATCCTTCTAGGTATTATAATTGCAGAATTATATTATTTGTTAGTTTGGAATACAGGAGCATTTTCAAACCTTTTTAAAGCTATATTTGATTTTTCAGACAGAATTAACACTGTACAATCAGCTGGACTATTGAAGAAACTGGTTAAAGGCGTATTTTTATTTTTAAATAGCAATATGTTTTTTTATAGCTTTGCTTTTTTGTTTTTATCAATAGTTTCCATAATTTTTAATATAGGATATGCTATTAAAAAGAATGATGAGATTTATCTATTAATAAATGTTATTATTATACTAGGATTTGTACAATCAGTTCTTACTCAGGACTGGATGGAAAGAAAAGCCATAGTTTTTTATCCAGCATTGATAATAAATATAATTTTATTTATAATTAATATTTCGAAAAATAGACTAGTAGTTAATATAAAACAGTCTACTAAAAAAATATGTTATACTTTATTTTGTATTGCTTTATTAATAAATATTTATACAATGTTCAGGTTACACATTAATTATTCTTACTTTTATGATTTTGGAAAAGCCGATATTTTAATTGTACTGATCAGTATAGCTTTTCAGTTTGTATGTATTGTTATATTCGTATATAAATATATATTTAAAAAGAATTATAACGGTAAATTATATTACTGTATTATCATGCTTTCAGTAGTTGTAATAAACTTATTCTTTTCCTTTAAATATGTTTATTTAAATGATTCTTATGTAAGTAAGAAAACAATGAAGGAAATAGGAAATATTGTAGGACAGGACTATATTGCAGGTCCTTATGCTTATGGATTTAGTTTATATAATGATTGCAAAATGATTTCAAATAAAAACCTACAAGTAAAGCAATTAGTGGATGAAGGATATGTAGAGTACGTTTTAGATTACAGTACAGGGCCTTATTATGCAAACCAGATCTTACCAGAAGATATGAGGGAATTGATATATGAATCTCCACATTCTGTTAAAGCCTTCGGCTGGTATAATTATATAGGTTTATATAAAAAGATAGATTAATTTTTTAGGAGGAATACCCGCGTGAAAAAGATTAGCATTTGTATCGCCTGCTACAACGAAGAAAAAAATATTCCACTTTTATATGAGAGCTTAAAAAAAGTAATTAATTATATTAATAATTATTATTTTGAAATTATTTTTGCAGATAATGCCTCTACAGATTCATCCGTTGATATCTTGAAATCTATAGCAAAAAAAGATAAAAGAGTTAAAATTATTATAAATAATCGTAATTTTGGACCTTTAAGATCAGGAAAAAATTGCTTATTCCGTGCAAAAGGCGATGCTATTATATCTATCACTTGTGATCTTCAAGATCCTCCGGAAATGATACCAAAATTTATTGAAAAGTGGGAAAAAGGAGAACTGGTCGTATGGGGACAGAAAACCAAAAGTAAAGAAAATATATTTATGTATGCAATACGCACTTTATATTACAAAATTTTAAAGAAGTTTTCTTCTTTGCCTCAATATGATCATGTTACCGGTTTTGGGTTATTAGATAAACAAGTTTTAGATAATGCAAAAAAGTACTCTGATAATTTTATTGGTATAAAAGCATTAGTAGTAGAATTAGGGTACAAGGTTTGCTTAGTTCCTTATACACAGGAAAAAAGAAATGCTGGAAAATCTTCTTATAACTTTTCACGTTATCTGGATCTAGGGATCAGCCGTCTTGTACAATCATCTACTTTGCCATTAAGAATAGCGACTGTGTTAGGCGTTATAATGTCAATTTGTTTTTTTATTATTGCTATTATTTATTTTATAATTAAATTATGTTGGTGGGACACTTATCCTATAGGAATAGGGCCACTTATAATTAGTATATTTTTTATTGGGTCTGTACAACTTATGTTTATTGGTGTCCTGGGTGAGTACATTGGACAGATTTTAAGCAGAATTATGCCTGCTCCCTTGGTAATAGAGAAGGAACTTATTAATTTTGATGAAGAACTATAATAATCCACTAAGACCAATCTTTAATGATATATTGTTAATAGTTTGTGGCAGAGGGAAGATGGGGATGCAGACGATTTTGGAACTAGTTAAGCTACTAACCCAAGACTTCGTCTGTATTCCACCAGTCTCATATACGCTAATAATTTTTTGCTCTTGATTCATTATACCATATCATAAATGAAACAAAAGGCTTGCATTCTTTTCTCACAATTATAAAATGAATCAGAACAAGTAAATATCCGTTGATTTATTTTCGATTGCCTTTGATGTATAAAAGCATCTTTCACCAAGTCTGATGTTCTACAGAGAAGTTCTCACACTATTGGCTGAATTAATAAATTCTTGCTATCATTGCTAGAACATTATTCTTTATCAAAATTTATAAGTTCTTTTTCAATAACAGGCATCTGTTTTGTCAATTTTCTCGAAATTGCCCCCACATATTCACCTACCAACCCAATAAATACAATTTGTACTGAACCCAAGAAAAAAACTCCAATTAGCATAGGCGCTGTTCCGATAGAAAATTGATTCCAATGCAAGAGCTTCATTACTAAATATACTATTCCTATGATAAAACATATCACAACCATAA of the Luxibacter massiliensis genome contains:
- a CDS encoding glycosyltransferase family protein, with amino-acid sequence MQRIYKKLLYIRENNKVYYICIGMLFLLFSLRIFNLDCDLPPFGISYYQSIDEGLYSKMAINLYKYDSLLNTADFSLYTAPNYRANIIGNILQYISLKILGNNYYGFRIAYVIIAMLALFLIIKTVEEITKQYGISVKNSRFFILSIMIFVIADFSYLMMSRTVENSNIRVAILILSIYIFVKANTKYRYFLLSFIGILSIFLVYYSHIVTIATASVLVLNSLFRKNWEHSKKIIIQYLLGILLGIIIAELYYLLVWNTGAFSNLFKAIFDFSDRINTVQSAGLLKKLVKGVFLFLNSNMFFYSFAFLFLSIVSIIFNIGYAIKKNDEIYLLINVIIILGFVQSVLTQDWMERKAIVFYPALIINIILFIINISKNRLVVNIKQSTKKICYTLFCIALLINIYTMFRLHINYSYFYDFGKADILIVLISIAFQFVCIVIFVYKYIFKKNYNGKLYYCIIMLSVVVINLFFSFKYVYLNDSYVSKKTMKEIGNIVGQDYIAGPYAYGFSLYNDCKMISNKNLQVKQLVDEGYVEYVLDYSTGPYYANQILPEDMRELIYESPHSVKAFGWYNYIGLYKKID
- a CDS encoding glycosyltransferase family 2 protein, whose amino-acid sequence is MKKISICIACYNEEKNIPLLYESLKKVINYINNYYFEIIFADNASTDSSVDILKSIAKKDKRVKIIINNRNFGPLRSGKNCLFRAKGDAIISITCDLQDPPEMIPKFIEKWEKGELVVWGQKTKSKENIFMYAIRTLYYKILKKFSSLPQYDHVTGFGLLDKQVLDNAKKYSDNFIGIKALVVELGYKVCLVPYTQEKRNAGKSSYNFSRYLDLGISRLVQSSTLPLRIATVLGVIMSICFFIIAIIYFIIKLCWWDTYPIGIGPLIISIFFIGSVQLMFIGVLGEYIGQILSRIMPAPLVIEKELINFDEEL
- a CDS encoding sugar phosphate nucleotidyltransferase, whose product is MGINDFTIPPNTTVRRAIEKIDKLSHKAVFITDTKNKLLGLFTEGDMRKFILADGNLSAPITEAMNTNPVVFDSVTSARIAQKEKRMVVYPVVSSQGELMDVIFNHGKSEKQKNRSGLQDIPLVIMAGGKGTRLYPYTKVLPKALIPIGDITITERIINQFHSYGCRDVHFILNHKANMIKSYYDDLSKDYVVHYYTESTFLGTGGGLGLLKGQIHNTFFLSNCDIIINDDLDCAVKTHKKQRNVITFLCAVKNLVVPYGVVNTDAAGQITQMVEKPEYSFLTNTGVYIIEPEVIEELPENKFIHFPEIAKRYMDQGQNVGVFPISESSWMDMGEFTEMNKMMKVFEGNKDEIC
- a CDS encoding polysaccharide pyruvyl transferase family protein is translated as MKFANIIFNKRGEELTIGDDLQLLAIENLYLYMGIDYQDVVRIERTELQTYDGEYVILPISFPFVAYYDDLTITCFSEKIIPIFLGFCVFSKTLCEKDVAYLKRFAPIGCRDEYTLNTMKKYNIPAYLNGCMTLTFPKEVRSREHLTRIFCIDVQEELIPFIPKDLLPQCEFSSHSYISSSIECNPEEFARNIYMKYRNEARLVITSRLHAAIPCMAAGIPVIFAKDIFSYRFAGVDKFIQIYDKQEFGNINWNPLPIDYEGKKSELLQLATKRILNIYNEHQQISVWNAWMQDRQPREWYVEFMDNSIEYIKKNWPKDTEIEYALWGITQVASNLQNYIQNYYPKAKLRAVVDRDKRISIYGLESSDKNILRGMNNIYVFICTGAAVQEAKSFLPHIGIENYYNCCEVISKTY
- a CDS encoding thiamine pyrophosphate-binding protein gives rise to the protein MKRRVADIIIELLIQNGITDCFAVVGGGAMHLDNALALNKNINKYFNHHEQACAMAAEAYARVSGNMAAVCVTSGPGATNTLTGVVGAWQDSLPMIILSGQVRYDISVEKSGLPLRYRGTQEYNIVPVVKHMTKYAVMLKDPLSVRQEIIKAIQIAMDGRRGPVWLDIPLDIQSAIVEEDELYEEIPNILEHRKISDEDMDIITQILKEAKRPCILAGSGITSGNAREEFAQFAEALRIPIIGGAWVSDAFYTEHPRYYGLSGNIGPRPGNFIIQNADVILSLGDSLSFRQTGFQQDAFAPNAKIIMVDADEYEAQKPGLCLEKFVHADIKEFFVAATKKLPFIEAPNDWIQYCNHLKNRFSPYEAIEGLDMAERVCSYYFWRKFEEKASEETVIALGNNSANSAKLQIGVQKKGQRVITNYTCGSMGYDLPAAIGTSIALKKEVLCITGDGSIMMNLQELQTVRHYNLPVKIIVFSNDGYNAFRQTCKSFFDNQYIGCNAKTGVSFPSFEKLADVFGFSYKKCSSNKEVQDGLDWIFNHTGHLLLEIEQRLDDPVIPKVTSRLKEDGTFETPVLQDMYPFIDRKEYDDLMF